TGATCAAACACCGTTTGAGTCACCGATGCTTGAACAATTCCGGTGTTAATCCCTACAGACCCATTAACTCTAGAGATGTTCAGTGTAAAACTCCCTGCACCATTTTGCTCTGTAGCTAATGTTGGTTGAACTGGATTAACTATAGATTCTAATGAACCTAAAGGGTAATACGAATGCAAAACATGGAACCTTAATACAACAGCTTTTTTCTCCGCCGGTAACGATTGGAATTTCATCGACGATGACATATCGGAAAATGCTTCATCTGTTGGCACAAAAAGTGTTAATCCAGCACCCCCTTCATCTCTCTCGAATTCCTCTTCTACCCCAGATGCAGTAAGCATTGAAGCTGCAACATTGAAATTGTGAGCATCAATAAGTGTCTTTGTAATATTGAGACCCAAAGAGGGTCGAGTTTCAGAAGCCATAAGATCAAACCCATTTGGAACCAGAAGAGAATCGACCTTAAAAATCGAGATATTATAAGGAAGGGTTTTCAAAAGCCCCAAAATTGTAGCGTTCGAGGTGGGTGAATGAACTGTGACGGAATTGGAATTAACGTTACGGGTAATGTTAACAGAACCAAAATTGTTAGGGGCACGCCCGGTAGTTTGAAAGAGAGTGGTGACGAGTTCTCCGGTAGGTGGTATAAGTCGGAGGTCAGGCCAAGAGAAGTACTCAAGAAGAACATGGTAACGGAGGACATCACCGAGATTGGAGGAGGAGGGCGGAGAGCGGTTGTTCAACAGATCGGAGGATCGGAGGAAGGTATTTGGTACGACGAGGAGAGTAAGAGAAGAGCGTTGGGTTAGATCGGCGGCGACGGAGGTGGTGGCGAGGAGATTTGCGAAGTCGGAAATTTCAGGATAAGAAGATAAGAGATTGGTTATGTTAATGGCGAAAATGGGTAAGTGGGAAGTggataaaagaagaaaatagagtAATGTAGCAGGGGTAAAATGGGATAATGAAGTTACGACAGCCATTTTTGTGAAGATTGAAGCTGAGAGAGcgctctctctctatctctctctaaGTGGTAACACAGAGAGTGATGCCCCTTTGGTGGCTTCCACACACATTTTTCCTTTGGATTCGTGGCCCCATCTTGGGTTTGATGTGATGATTATGGTCCATCATAGTGATGCAAATAATTATTACATTCATATTCTTTTATACTAATATACTATGAGAGTAAATTATGACAGGTGTATTCAATTGTGTCATTTAGAAATTCATTAGCTAGTTTTTTGTTCTATAGCTTAAAGAAAATTCCCTacataatattgacataaagtGATTAGACAGATGTTTTTAGTTTATTGAGGTTATGATTTTAGATGGATGATTTTGAAGGTCAAGGATCACAATAAAATGTTAGTGAATAGTTGAGTTGTGTCTTTGTGTATTTTAATAGCATTAACACTAATTTCCTAGTTTTTTGCTTTCTAATTTTTGATAATACATGTTGTTTTTCCctttgattatattattattttaatattgttattatatcttttttaaaatattatgtaaTGATTTTGTTATAATTTATTAGGTTTGCTTTGTGCCgatatgttattttttatcCAACTTTGTCATAAGTTATTGGAGTCTAGAATCTCTTagaatcaatatttttttattttaataagaaaaatttcaattattattattattattattgttgttattattatttaatgttgATATAGTTTGTGAAATGAGAGCAACAAATTCTTCAAAGTTCCATTGGAAACTCgtgattttttataaatttaatatttgaattttgagtttgagtcacGAGAATGTAAAATTTTGATCGTTCTTCCTCCGTCTCTTTTTATTTGGCatatctattaaaaaaataagttatacTGACTAGTGAGTTTACTATTTTACTCTTATTAATTAatagagttttaaacatatttagtcattatattttttaaagacattaactaaatattaataaattgagggtataataaaaagaaaaaaaatattctttttttaatttattaaaattaacaaataaaaaaatcaaattagaaaatatttgactAATAAATAAGGACGGATGAGTATCAAATTTATTGCATGCGTTTCGGAAAGGTTGAAAAAATAATAGGAGTATGTAACAACAAATCTTAAGACAAATTCAAGTCTATTTTTAAAGGAGAAAGTCCTTTttccaaaattttattttatttagctaCTTTATATCCCATTAGTAAACCCATCCATCGTGAAACAAATTAGTTCGGCCAACTGAAGTTCAAAATAAATAGAGTATTGCAAGAGCACTTACATATTTGTCCACTAGTTCAGAAGGATATATCTgttgtgaaattatttttttatttttcgaatTCCATTATATATGATTCTTGATCCACTACTaaccaattaaaaaaaaaatatggaaaataaTCGATACAATAAATAATGAGACTTGAAAAGGAAGCTATGTGGAAATTAAAGAAAGAGAAGAGCCAGCATATGAATAACTACCAAACAAAGAAGTGATAAGAAATAAAAGATGCAAAAGTGGCTAACTTTTATGTGCTTGTTTCTTAAAGAAGGTACATACAGTAGTTAAAAATCAATTATTGTTTACAAAAAGTGTCTCTTTCTTATCTATATAATACTTGATCAAATTGGGCATTTCTAAAGTTTTACGATAAAAAGAAACGGAtgcaatataaattttattttattttgtgattgTTTTTCAATAGCTGTCTTGAAAGGTTGCATTTATAAGTTAAAGATGGTCGAAGTTGGGTGGCTACGACAAAATACAACTATGCACCGACCCCATTACACAGGTTGGATTAATGGATTTACATGAAGCAAAACTTTAGTTTTTTGATTTCACATAAAAATTTTAagacattttgaatttttaaaatataaatattagatatttatataattataaattattttattaacgataaaagagaaattttaaaatttataaaataataatattttttcttgaaacaacaatataaaataataaaaaagtgtcacttaattaaaacaaaaaatactTATTCCTCTTTTGTTGTACTTTCCGAAAATAAATGGAGCTTTAAGATTCCCATTGAATAAAAGTTGCAATATATGAGTAAAAATATTCACATAGTTGTATttcccccccttttttttagttgttatgttgtatttttttagagtcaatttaattaattttcaaattaCATTAGttcgatattttaaaatatatttaaaaactatacaaaaagtactataagttgtaaaaaaaaattacattaatatgatgaaaaaatgcATCTTAAAATGTTAGTCAAAGTCTATATTGTTTAATTCttaaaaagaaagttatgacaagtaaaaagaaatGGAGGGAGGAAGGGAGTATATGACATGATTTTAATATGGAAATGGTTAGAAAATTGGTGCTGTCAA
This Solanum dulcamara chromosome 8, daSolDulc1.2, whole genome shotgun sequence DNA region includes the following protein-coding sequences:
- the LOC129901327 gene encoding fasciclin-like arabinogalactan protein 4 → MAVVTSLSHFTPATLLYFLLLSTSHLPIFAINITNLLSSYPEISDFANLLATTSVAADLTQRSSLTLLVVPNTFLRSSDLLNNRSPPSSSNLGDVLRYHVLLEYFSWPDLRLIPPTGELVTTLFQTTGRAPNNFGSVNITRNVNSNSVTVHSPTSNATILGLLKTLPYNISIFKVDSLLVPNGFDLMASETRPSLGLNITKTLIDAHNFNVAASMLTASGVEEEFERDEGGAGLTLFVPTDEAFSDMSSSMKFQSLPAEKKAVVLRFHVLHSYYPLGSLESIVNPVQPTLATEQNGAGSFTLNISRVNGSVGINTGIVQASVTQTVFDQNPVAIFGVSKVLLPLEFFAKNPIGSGGGESGVASPPEISLSPVNSPEIFSPPSHLSSPPILGKEVSSAANRKKGIFLWCIGFFYLLAINYF